A genome region from Sceloporus undulatus isolate JIND9_A2432 ecotype Alabama chromosome 1, SceUnd_v1.1, whole genome shotgun sequence includes the following:
- the PMS1 gene encoding PMS1 protein homolog 1 isoform X3: MAYGIIKPELRIVFTHNKAVIWQKTRVLNHKMAFMAVVGAAVMDSMVSFQHHCEDSEVLLSGFLPKPDSDGCLTSYPSSEKSFIFVNNRPVYQKEILKLVQQYYKLKLHTDSNRLYPIFLINITIPPSAVDVNITPDKTQVLLHNQESICLAVENILTSLYEPVTGALSCETSKTDILEDTSINETEQTVYDSEIVSCRNMNQQACVSLLSSKSDGENSKSEKYTELHLNKQTLCNNLSQYFPTKKDTSGSIIAGYDRFLDVTLNDLSCEDQQNKSKGIFSLDSNTLMDTHFENGIENDLNNDSFLETEKRNGVIIPKESSEVTADQWSLGNAFKNSRGENLEPIQILIPKGGGVQPQKKNDEDQQKLQEENNSQTIKKTNVVNDKVGQITAYDIISSQIIKKPMTAFAFFTQDHRPRLLTENTNASTEQLMLKMDEMWKTLNEQEKKKYEEKAARDLDRYRKQSRKAVDQNTKRSTTEKEKMHKPRLKDCLSNQPKLDKLFYSQMEKKQNNCQAIKIVKVPFSMDSFKQKLHMFEQNEYDKDEPCLIHLLNFPDAWIIASEKKIMMLNPYRIEEALLFKRLLENHKLPIEKLDKPIVLTDSLPSGSKYMDVLCNMPKESVQFDGSSYLLDSRLTANGFKIKIIPGTAATENQLEIVGMANCLPYYGISDLKEILNAVINKEAKEIYECRPLKVVNYLEGEAVRLSRQLPLYLSKEDVQDIVYRMKKLLGNQEKSCVHGRPLIHYLTDIPE, encoded by the exons GTTCTTCTCAGTGGCTTCCTTCCAAAGCCTGATTCAGATGGTTGTTTAACAAGTTATCCAAGTTCAGAAAAAAGCTTCATTTTTGTAAACAATCGGCCAGTGTATCAAAAAGAAATTCTCAAG CTGGTTCAACAATACTATAAACTGAAGTTGCACACGGATTCTAATCGTCTGTATCCTATTTTCTTAATCAACATTACTATTCCTCCATCTGCTGTGGATGTCAATATAACGCCAGATAAAACACAAGTATTGCTGCATAATCAG GAATCTATCTGCCTTGCTGTTGAAAATATCTTGACTTCACTGTATGAACCTGTAACAGGAGCTCTTTCTTGTGAAACTAGTAAGACAGATATTTTAGAAGATACTTCCATTAACGAAACAGAACAAACAGTGTATGATAGTGAAATTGTATCTTGCAGAAATATGAATCAGCAAGCATGTGTGTCTTTGCTTTCATCTAAGAGTGATGGGGAAAATAGTAAAAGTGAAAAATATACAGAGCTCCATTTGAATAAACAAACATTGTGTAATAATCTATCTCAGTATTTTCCTACCAAAAAAGATACATCTGGCAGCATTATAGCTGGTTATGATAGATTTCTGGATGTCACACTAAATGATTTATCATGTGAGGACCAACAGAACAAATCTAAAGGAATATTTAGCCTAGACAGCAATACCTTAATGGACACTCATTTTGAAAATGGCATTGAGAATGATCTGAACAATGACAGTTTCttggaaacagaaaaaagaaatggagtCATCATTCCAAAAGAATCTTCTGAAGTCACTGCTGATCAATGGAGTCTGGGGAATGCATTCAAAAATTCCAGAGGAGAGAACCTGGAGCCTATTCAGATTTTAATTCCTAAAGGTGGAGGAGTACAACCTCAGAAGAAAAATGATGAAGACCAACAAAAACTTCAGGAGGAAAATAACAGCCAAACTATTAAAAAAACCAATGTGGTAAATGATAAAGTGGGGCAAATTACAGCATATGATATAATTAGCAGTCAGATAATAAAGAAACCGATGACAGCATTTGCCTTTTTTACTCAAGACCATCGGCCTAGATTGTTGACTGAAAATACCAACGCAAGTACAGAACAGCTAATGTTGAAAATGGATGAAATGTGGAAGACACTGAATGAACAAGAGAAAAAGAA ATACGAAGAAAAAGCTGCTAGAGACCTGGATCGATacagaaagcaaagcagaaaagCTGTGGACCAAAACACGAAGAgatcaacaacagaaaaagagaaaatgcataaACCTAGACTCAAAGACTGTTTGTCTAATCAGCCAAAACTTGACAAACTTTTTTATTCTCAGatggaaaagaaacagaataattgTCAAGCAATAAAAATCGTAAAAGTGCCCTTCTCTATGGATTCATTCAAACAGAAACTGCATATGTTTGAACAAAATGAATATGATAAAGATGAACCTTGCCTAATTCATCTTCTGAATTTTCCTGATGCATGGATAATTGCCTCTGAGAAAAAGATAATGATGCTGAATCCATATAGAATAGAAGAAGCCCTTCTGTTTAAAAGACTTCTTGAAAATCATAAACTTCCTATAGAAAAGCTGGACAAACCAATCGTATTAACTGACAG TCTTCCTAGTGGGTCTAAATATATGGACGTTCTTTGCAACATGCCCAAGGAAAGTGTACAATTTGATGGCTCATCCTATTTGTTGGATTCAAGACTTACAGCAAATGGATTTAAGATAAAGATAATACCAG GTACTGCAGCTACAGAAAATCAGCTGGAAATAGTAGGAATGGCTAACTGTCTGCCATACTATGGTATATCAGATCTGAAAGAAATTCTCAATGCTGTGATAAATAAAGAGGCAAAAGAAATATATGAGTGTCGGCCTCTTAAAGTGGTAAATTACCTGGAG GGAGAAGCTGTGCGACTCTCCAGACAGTTACCGTTATATTTATCAAAGGAAGATGTGCAGGACATTGTATATAGAATGAAGAAGCTACTTGGAAATCAAGAGAAAAGCTGTGTTCATGGCCGTCCACTTATTCATTATTTAACAGATATTCCAGAGTAA
- the PMS1 gene encoding PMS1 protein homolog 1 isoform X2, whose product MGLEHRPDLVSLGCPGTKPQLIPGATAVIWQKTRVLNHKMAFMAVVGAAVMDSMVSFQHHCEDSEVLLSGFLPKPDSDGCLTSYPSSEKSFIFVNNRPVYQKEILKLVQQYYKLKLHTDSNRLYPIFLINITIPPSAVDVNITPDKTQVLLHNQESICLAVENILTSLYEPVTGALSCETSKTDILEDTSINETEQTVYDSEIVSCRNMNQQACVSLLSSKSDGENSKSEKYTELHLNKQTLCNNLSQYFPTKKDTSGSIIAGYDRFLDVTLNDLSCEDQQNKSKGIFSLDSNTLMDTHFENGIENDLNNDSFLETEKRNGVIIPKESSEVTADQWSLGNAFKNSRGENLEPIQILIPKGGGVQPQKKNDEDQQKLQEENNSQTIKKTNVVNDKVGQITAYDIISSQIIKKPMTAFAFFTQDHRPRLLTENTNASTEQLMLKMDEMWKTLNEQEKKKYEEKAARDLDRYRKQSRKAVDQNTKRSTTEKEKMHKPRLKDCLSNQPKLDKLFYSQMEKKQNNCQAIKIVKVPFSMDSFKQKLHMFEQNEYDKDEPCLIHLLNFPDAWIIASEKKIMMLNPYRIEEALLFKRLLENHKLPIEKLDKPIVLTDSLPSGSKYMDVLCNMPKESVQFDGSSYLLDSRLTANGFKIKIIPGTAATENQLEIVGMANCLPYYGISDLKEILNAVINKEAKEIYECRPLKVVNYLEGEAVRLSRQLPLYLSKEDVQDIVYRMKKLLGNQEKSCVHGRPLIHYLTDIPE is encoded by the exons GTTCTTCTCAGTGGCTTCCTTCCAAAGCCTGATTCAGATGGTTGTTTAACAAGTTATCCAAGTTCAGAAAAAAGCTTCATTTTTGTAAACAATCGGCCAGTGTATCAAAAAGAAATTCTCAAG CTGGTTCAACAATACTATAAACTGAAGTTGCACACGGATTCTAATCGTCTGTATCCTATTTTCTTAATCAACATTACTATTCCTCCATCTGCTGTGGATGTCAATATAACGCCAGATAAAACACAAGTATTGCTGCATAATCAG GAATCTATCTGCCTTGCTGTTGAAAATATCTTGACTTCACTGTATGAACCTGTAACAGGAGCTCTTTCTTGTGAAACTAGTAAGACAGATATTTTAGAAGATACTTCCATTAACGAAACAGAACAAACAGTGTATGATAGTGAAATTGTATCTTGCAGAAATATGAATCAGCAAGCATGTGTGTCTTTGCTTTCATCTAAGAGTGATGGGGAAAATAGTAAAAGTGAAAAATATACAGAGCTCCATTTGAATAAACAAACATTGTGTAATAATCTATCTCAGTATTTTCCTACCAAAAAAGATACATCTGGCAGCATTATAGCTGGTTATGATAGATTTCTGGATGTCACACTAAATGATTTATCATGTGAGGACCAACAGAACAAATCTAAAGGAATATTTAGCCTAGACAGCAATACCTTAATGGACACTCATTTTGAAAATGGCATTGAGAATGATCTGAACAATGACAGTTTCttggaaacagaaaaaagaaatggagtCATCATTCCAAAAGAATCTTCTGAAGTCACTGCTGATCAATGGAGTCTGGGGAATGCATTCAAAAATTCCAGAGGAGAGAACCTGGAGCCTATTCAGATTTTAATTCCTAAAGGTGGAGGAGTACAACCTCAGAAGAAAAATGATGAAGACCAACAAAAACTTCAGGAGGAAAATAACAGCCAAACTATTAAAAAAACCAATGTGGTAAATGATAAAGTGGGGCAAATTACAGCATATGATATAATTAGCAGTCAGATAATAAAGAAACCGATGACAGCATTTGCCTTTTTTACTCAAGACCATCGGCCTAGATTGTTGACTGAAAATACCAACGCAAGTACAGAACAGCTAATGTTGAAAATGGATGAAATGTGGAAGACACTGAATGAACAAGAGAAAAAGAA ATACGAAGAAAAAGCTGCTAGAGACCTGGATCGATacagaaagcaaagcagaaaagCTGTGGACCAAAACACGAAGAgatcaacaacagaaaaagagaaaatgcataaACCTAGACTCAAAGACTGTTTGTCTAATCAGCCAAAACTTGACAAACTTTTTTATTCTCAGatggaaaagaaacagaataattgTCAAGCAATAAAAATCGTAAAAGTGCCCTTCTCTATGGATTCATTCAAACAGAAACTGCATATGTTTGAACAAAATGAATATGATAAAGATGAACCTTGCCTAATTCATCTTCTGAATTTTCCTGATGCATGGATAATTGCCTCTGAGAAAAAGATAATGATGCTGAATCCATATAGAATAGAAGAAGCCCTTCTGTTTAAAAGACTTCTTGAAAATCATAAACTTCCTATAGAAAAGCTGGACAAACCAATCGTATTAACTGACAG TCTTCCTAGTGGGTCTAAATATATGGACGTTCTTTGCAACATGCCCAAGGAAAGTGTACAATTTGATGGCTCATCCTATTTGTTGGATTCAAGACTTACAGCAAATGGATTTAAGATAAAGATAATACCAG GTACTGCAGCTACAGAAAATCAGCTGGAAATAGTAGGAATGGCTAACTGTCTGCCATACTATGGTATATCAGATCTGAAAGAAATTCTCAATGCTGTGATAAATAAAGAGGCAAAAGAAATATATGAGTGTCGGCCTCTTAAAGTGGTAAATTACCTGGAG GGAGAAGCTGTGCGACTCTCCAGACAGTTACCGTTATATTTATCAAAGGAAGATGTGCAGGACATTGTATATAGAATGAAGAAGCTACTTGGAAATCAAGAGAAAAGCTGTGTTCATGGCCGTCCACTTATTCATTATTTAACAGATATTCCAGAGTAA